From Leptolyngbya sp. KIOST-1, one genomic window encodes:
- a CDS encoding NAD(P)H-quinone oxidoreductase subunit H, which produces MVQLETRTDPMVINFGPHHPSMHGCFRIMVTLDGEDVVDCEPVIGYLHRGMEKIAESRTATMFIPYTSRWDYYGGLFNEAVTVNAVEKLADIVVPRRASYIRVILLELTRLVNHLLWVGPFVMDMGAQTLFFYSLRDREPILDLFEAVSGYRMVNHNYFRVGGVAADLPYGWVEKCRDFVDYLAPKLDEYERLVTDNPVFRRRCEGLGVLPRNEAIAWGCSGPMLRASGVQWDLRKVDHYECYDDFDWQVAWQPEGDCLARYRVRLEEMRQSLGIIQQALSGLPGGAWENLEARRLAEGPKSQWDGFDYQFIAKKIAPTFKIPAGEHYVRVESGRGELGIFLIGNDSPMPWRWKIRPADFNNLQLLPHLIKGQKVADIFVILGSIDVVMGSVDR; this is translated from the coding sequence GTGGTACAGCTAGAAACCCGCACCGACCCGATGGTGATCAATTTTGGTCCCCACCATCCCTCCATGCACGGCTGCTTTCGGATCATGGTCACCCTCGACGGCGAAGATGTGGTCGACTGCGAACCGGTCATCGGCTACCTGCACCGGGGCATGGAGAAAATCGCCGAAAGCCGCACCGCCACCATGTTCATTCCCTACACCAGCCGCTGGGACTACTACGGTGGCCTGTTCAATGAGGCGGTCACGGTCAATGCGGTGGAAAAGCTGGCCGATATCGTGGTACCCCGCCGGGCCAGCTACATTCGGGTGATTTTGCTGGAGCTGACCCGGCTGGTCAACCACCTGCTGTGGGTGGGGCCATTTGTGATGGATATGGGGGCACAGACGCTATTTTTCTACAGCCTGCGCGATCGCGAGCCGATTCTGGACCTGTTTGAAGCCGTCAGCGGCTACCGCATGGTCAACCACAACTACTTTCGGGTGGGGGGAGTGGCCGCCGACCTGCCCTACGGCTGGGTCGAAAAATGCCGGGACTTCGTTGACTACCTGGCCCCCAAACTCGACGAGTACGAGCGCCTGGTCACCGACAATCCAGTGTTTCGCCGCCGCTGCGAAGGGCTGGGGGTACTGCCTCGCAACGAAGCCATTGCCTGGGGTTGCTCAGGCCCTATGCTGCGGGCCTCAGGGGTCCAGTGGGATCTGCGCAAGGTCGATCACTACGAGTGCTACGACGACTTTGACTGGCAGGTGGCGTGGCAGCCCGAGGGGGATTGTCTGGCCCGCTACCGGGTGCGGCTGGAGGAAATGCGCCAGTCGCTGGGCATCATTCAGCAGGCTCTCAGTGGGCTGCCGGGCGGGGCCTGGGAAAATCTGGAGGCCCGCCGCCTGGCCGAAGGACCAAAGTCCCAGTGGGATGGTTTTGATTACCAGTTCATCGCCAAAAAAATCGCGCCTACCTTCAAAATTCCGGCGGGAGAGCACTACGTGCGAGTGGAATCGGGGCGGGGCGAACTGGGTATTTTCCTCATTGGCAACGACAGTCCCATGCCCTGGCGCTGGAAAATTCGGCCCGCCGACTTTAACAATTTGCAGCTACTACCCCACCTGATCAAGGGGCAAAAGGTGGCGGATATTTTTGTTATTCTCGGCAGTATTGATGTGGTAATGGGCTCAGTCGATCGCTAG
- a CDS encoding glucosyl-3-phosphoglycerate synthase, producing MDYKQELITTIHDLSYQPDRLEQRLIELSQTHPTAVLIPSLYEELQRPALATIRDHLSHCPFVNNVIVCLYADTFEQYQHAVQFFEPLPQPTFVLWENGPGITAILQTLKDKGLDLLRFKGKGRAVWLGLGVASLHAAAIALHDADIVTYDRSYPLKLLYPLLEQEFGIAFSKAYYARIGDNPRSLHGRVTRLFVTPLITSLMELFGYSDYLRYLDAYRYPLSGEFALSSDLALNTRIPGNWGLEVGLLAEVYRNVALKRIAQIDLGIFEHKHQTMGTSASSGLQKMCRDILHSVFRTLTETEQVVIGHDHIRALRIKYRREAQNLARQYFVDARFNGLDYDRHQEEMTIETFEQVILEAGEQYLEDPTGTQIPDWTRALAVIPDLREQLLDAIFADMAEARLAPTPTADVAAMATAAV from the coding sequence ATGGACTACAAACAAGAGTTGATCACAACTATCCACGATTTGAGTTATCAGCCCGATCGCCTAGAGCAACGCCTGATCGAGCTCAGCCAAACCCACCCCACCGCCGTGCTGATTCCATCGCTGTACGAAGAGCTACAGCGCCCGGCCCTGGCCACCATTCGCGACCATCTCAGCCACTGTCCCTTTGTCAACAACGTCATCGTCTGTCTCTACGCGGACACCTTCGAGCAGTACCAGCATGCGGTGCAGTTTTTTGAGCCGCTGCCCCAGCCCACCTTTGTGCTGTGGGAAAACGGCCCCGGCATTACAGCCATCCTACAAACCCTCAAGGACAAAGGGCTGGATCTGCTCCGGTTCAAGGGCAAAGGACGGGCGGTGTGGCTGGGGCTGGGGGTGGCCTCGCTGCACGCCGCCGCGATCGCCCTCCACGATGCCGACATTGTCACCTACGATCGCTCCTACCCGCTCAAACTGCTCTATCCCCTGCTGGAGCAGGAGTTTGGCATTGCCTTTAGCAAGGCCTACTACGCCCGCATTGGCGACAACCCCCGCAGCCTGCACGGTCGCGTCACCCGGCTGTTTGTCACGCCGCTGATCACCTCGCTGATGGAGTTATTTGGCTACAGCGACTACCTGCGCTACCTCGACGCCTACCGCTATCCCCTCTCCGGCGAGTTTGCCCTCTCCAGCGACCTGGCCCTGAATACCCGCATTCCCGGCAATTGGGGGCTGGAAGTCGGGCTGCTGGCCGAGGTCTACCGCAACGTCGCCCTCAAGCGGATTGCCCAGATCGACCTGGGTATCTTTGAGCACAAGCATCAGACCATGGGCACCTCTGCCAGTTCGGGGCTGCAAAAAATGTGTCGCGACATATTGCACTCAGTGTTTAGAACCCTGACCGAAACCGAGCAGGTGGTGATTGGCCACGACCACATTCGGGCTCTGCGGATCAAGTACCGCCGCGAAGCCCAAAACCTGGCCCGTCAATACTTTGTCGATGCCCGCTTCAACGGTCTGGACTACGATCGCCACCAGGAGGAAATGACCATCGAAACCTTCGAACAGGTCATTTTAGAGGCGGGGGAGCAGTACCTGGAGGACCCTACCGGTACCCAAATTCCCGACTGGACCCGGGCACTGGCGGTCATTCCCGACCTGCGCGAACAGCTGCTCGACGCCATTTTTGCCGATATGGCCGAAGCGCGACTGGCCCCAACCCCAACGGCAGATGTTGCCGCGATGGCTACGGCCGCCGTCTAA